In a single window of the Streptacidiphilus sp. P02-A3a genome:
- a CDS encoding LysR family transcriptional regulator: protein METRELRYFVAVAEELHFGRAARRLGIAQPPLSRAIQQLERRLGATLLDRSSRTVALTEAGSVLLAEGRAALEAVDAAERRTRRAARPGTGSPGLVLATKASASSDLLARLLHAYAALPGAVPVEVILCGPAEQEGLLREGRADVALLHRPFDSTAGFHTEELDTVGQMVILPAGHRLAARPQLRLADLADLPGLPLPRWPARDGSYPPGPGPKVRDHAQLLQLVALGRACAVIPASARAQLPGDLAAVPVPDAPAVTTVIAWPPHSRSQHLADLVRTATELR, encoded by the coding sequence ATGGAGACCCGGGAACTGCGGTATTTCGTGGCCGTCGCCGAGGAACTGCACTTCGGCCGGGCCGCGCGGCGGCTCGGGATCGCGCAACCGCCCCTGTCGCGGGCGATCCAGCAGCTGGAACGCCGACTCGGGGCGACGCTGCTGGACCGTTCCAGCCGCACGGTCGCGCTGACCGAGGCCGGGTCGGTGCTGCTGGCCGAGGGCCGGGCGGCCCTGGAGGCGGTCGACGCCGCCGAGCGCCGGACCCGCCGCGCCGCGCGGCCCGGCACCGGCAGCCCCGGCCTGGTGCTGGCCACCAAGGCCAGCGCGTCCAGCGACCTGCTGGCGCGGCTGCTGCACGCGTACGCCGCGCTCCCCGGCGCGGTCCCGGTCGAGGTCATCCTGTGCGGTCCGGCCGAGCAGGAGGGTCTGCTGCGCGAGGGCCGGGCCGATGTGGCGCTGCTGCACCGGCCGTTCGACTCGACGGCCGGGTTCCACACCGAGGAGCTGGACACGGTCGGCCAGATGGTGATCCTGCCCGCCGGGCACCGGCTGGCCGCCCGGCCGCAGCTGCGCCTGGCCGACCTCGCCGACCTGCCGGGCCTGCCGCTGCCGCGCTGGCCCGCCCGCGACGGCAGTTACCCGCCCGGTCCCGGCCCGAAGGTCCGCGACCACGCGCAGCTGCTGCAACTCGTCGCGCTCGGCCGCGCCTGCGCGGTCATCCCGGCGTCGGCCCGGGCCCAACTGCCGGGCGACCTCGCCGCCGTGCCGGTGCCGGACGCCCCGGCCGTGACCACCGTCATCGCCTGGCCCCCGCACAGCCGTTCGCAGCACCTGGCGGACCTCGTCCGCACCGCGACCGAGCTGCGGTAG
- a CDS encoding DUF11 domain-containing protein, with product MRVHDPKITDIVCPRDSLGPMGSPTASMLCTGSHVITVNDSFADTFSNTATAEATSEGGEKVTSNESTAEVPVVRLRPHLVLRKTAEPVRADPGGTVHYTVTAVNSGEVPLRPADFTDDLSGVLDDADYNGDVGATRGTAVVSGQRLAWTGELEPGESVTVTYSVTVHRPDHGDHRLRNSVSTTVPGSECTTGARSRSAVRSEPPCTVDVPVGPNPTPTPTPTATPTTTPSRTATPAPSGGGGPGGLAPTGSAPVAPLVLGAAALLTGLGLLVARATRRRGRHG from the coding sequence GTGCGGGTGCACGACCCGAAGATCACCGACATCGTCTGTCCGCGCGACAGCCTGGGGCCGATGGGCAGTCCGACCGCCTCGATGCTGTGCACCGGCTCGCACGTGATCACCGTCAACGACTCCTTCGCCGACACCTTCAGCAACACCGCCACCGCCGAGGCGACCAGCGAGGGCGGGGAGAAGGTGACCTCCAACGAGTCCACCGCCGAGGTGCCGGTGGTCCGGCTGAGGCCGCACCTGGTGCTGCGCAAGACCGCCGAGCCGGTCCGCGCCGATCCCGGCGGGACCGTCCACTACACGGTGACGGCCGTCAACTCCGGCGAGGTCCCGCTCCGGCCCGCCGACTTCACCGACGACCTGAGCGGGGTGCTCGACGACGCCGACTACAACGGGGACGTCGGCGCCACCCGGGGGACCGCCGTGGTCAGCGGGCAGCGGCTGGCCTGGACCGGGGAGCTGGAGCCGGGGGAGTCGGTCACGGTGACCTACTCGGTGACCGTCCACCGGCCCGACCACGGTGACCACCGGCTGCGCAACTCGGTTAGCACGACCGTGCCCGGCAGCGAGTGCACGACCGGCGCGCGCTCCCGGTCCGCGGTCCGGTCCGAGCCGCCGTGCACGGTGGACGTGCCGGTCGGGCCCAATCCCACGCCGACGCCGACGCCGACCGCCACCCCGACCACGACCCCGAGCCGGACGGCCACCCCCGCCCCCTCGGGCGGCGGCGGACCGGGCGGGCTCGCGCCGACCGGGTCCGCGCCGGTCGCCCCGCTGGTTCTCGGCGCCGCCGCGCTGCTCACCGGCCTCGGACTGCTCGTCGCCCGGGCCACCCGCCGCCGCGGTCGGCACGGCTAG
- a CDS encoding glycoside hydrolase family 3 C-terminal domain-containing protein, with translation MLTVLALFTLSLAGAHTAAYAAGSAPFGGTAAAVPGIVQAANYDTGGQGVAYSVSSANGSANSYRSDGVDLEATADTQDTSAAGGADDMGWTTAGQWFDYTVNVATAGTYSVALRLSSPYALSDALHIANAAGTNLSGAVAVPNTGGYETWTTVTVSVTLPAGQQTLTVDQDSNGWNFHYLAFTLGASGGSNGDQPFGGTPAAVPGTVQAANYDTGGQSVAYDVSSANGSANSYRSDGVDLEATADTQDTSASGGAYDLGWTNSGQWFDYTVQVATAGVYTVSFRVASPYAIADALHIANAAGTNLTGAVAVPNTGGYETWTTVTASVTLPAGEQRLTLDQDSNGWNFHYFALTQGTGGGGGGTGGGGTGPTEYCGTQDLALDQPTTASSTQDATDYPAADATDGDPGTRWSSAAGDPQWLEVDLGSQQQICSVGILWEAAYATAFQVQVSNDNSTWTTIYSTTTGTGGSQTVPASVTDRYVRMYGTARGTQFGYSIFEFDVYGLTTVAPITGGNGNGGNGSCPWVGSTAPVAQRVQQVLNTMDQSEEATLLSGDGASSYIGQVPGVPDLCIPPTNMEDGPSGVGDGNGGVTAFPDGENAAATWDPSLIQQEGAAKGAEFAGKGVNISLGPTTNLVRDPRWGRTYETYGEDPYLAGQITTAEVDGLQSQGVMAMVKHAAAYDQEQYPNGGDNETVSQKALEELYLAPFQSAIEQSAPASVMCSYAVVNGASSCANADLLQDGLDEQADYGGFVASDWGAAGNAVADAEGGMDIAMPFSDASDVSAALTAGTLSQATINGVVSRILTQLFAFGLFDNPQTGSLSATVTTAAHQQTALQLGEEGTVMLKNNGLLPLNPKGSESIAVLGTDGGAAVEIAGGGSGGVDSTNAVWPLTGIQNAVGPNVKVTYTPGDDNGTTDIPQAVAAAQAATDAIVYVSAPEGEESDLTTLDLSSADETMIADVAAVNPNTVVVVNSGSPVVMPWLNSVAGVFENWYGGQETGAAVAALLFGTADPSGKLPVTFPGSLSQVPAQTTAQWPGTATGTTYSEGVDIGYRWYQSQNITPAFPFGFGLSYTKFSFSNLNVGAFNANGTATATATITNTGSVAGADVAQLYVGDPAASQDPPEQLKAFQRVNLNPGQSSTVTFPLTVHDLANWSATDNQWEAPAGTYSIRVGDASSNLPLTGSTSLAQELTGQIAAGASAAGVSLANTAVSANVTPNSGVPGAETVGVVNPFGYSSPKGTAFSFAVQAVDSNPAQSLTFTATGLPPGVSIAANGTLSGTGTTLGTYTVTVTATDTEGVSGSATFIWSVVQ, from the coding sequence GTGCTCACGGTGCTGGCGCTGTTCACGCTGTCGCTGGCCGGTGCGCACACCGCGGCCTACGCCGCGGGGAGCGCCCCCTTCGGCGGTACCGCCGCGGCTGTGCCGGGCATCGTCCAGGCGGCGAACTACGACACCGGCGGCCAGGGTGTGGCGTACAGCGTCAGCTCCGCCAACGGCAGTGCCAACAGCTACCGTTCGGACGGCGTCGACCTGGAGGCCACCGCCGACACGCAGGACACCAGCGCGGCCGGTGGCGCCGACGACATGGGCTGGACCACGGCCGGACAGTGGTTCGACTACACCGTCAACGTCGCCACCGCCGGGACGTACAGCGTCGCGCTGCGGCTGTCCTCACCGTACGCGCTCAGCGACGCGCTGCACATCGCCAACGCGGCCGGGACCAACCTGAGCGGCGCGGTGGCGGTGCCGAACACCGGCGGCTACGAGACCTGGACCACGGTCACCGTCAGCGTCACCCTGCCCGCCGGGCAGCAGACGCTCACCGTCGACCAGGACTCCAACGGCTGGAACTTCCACTACCTGGCCTTCACCCTGGGGGCGAGCGGCGGCTCCAACGGCGACCAGCCGTTCGGCGGTACCCCCGCCGCCGTGCCGGGCACGGTCCAGGCGGCCAACTACGACACCGGCGGCCAGAGCGTGGCCTACGACGTCAGCTCCGCCAACGGCAGTGCCAACAGCTACCGTTCGGACGGCGTCGACCTGGAGGCCACCGCCGACACGCAGGACACCAGCGCCTCCGGCGGGGCCTACGACCTGGGCTGGACGAACAGCGGCCAGTGGTTCGACTACACCGTGCAGGTGGCCACCGCCGGGGTCTACACGGTCAGCTTCCGGGTGGCCTCGCCGTACGCGATCGCTGACGCGCTGCACATCGCCAACGCCGCCGGGACCAACCTGACCGGCGCGGTGGCGGTGCCGAACACCGGCGGCTACGAGACCTGGACCACGGTCACCGCCAGCGTCACCCTCCCGGCCGGGGAGCAGCGGCTCACCCTGGACCAGGACTCCAACGGCTGGAACTTCCACTACTTCGCCCTCACCCAGGGCACCGGCGGCGGGGGCGGCGGCACCGGCGGCGGCGGTACCGGTCCGACCGAGTACTGCGGCACGCAGGACCTCGCGTTGGACCAGCCGACCACGGCCTCCTCGACCCAGGACGCCACCGACTACCCGGCGGCCGACGCCACCGACGGCGACCCGGGCACCCGTTGGTCCAGCGCGGCCGGCGACCCGCAGTGGCTGGAGGTCGACCTCGGCTCCCAGCAGCAGATCTGCAGCGTGGGCATCCTGTGGGAGGCCGCCTACGCCACGGCGTTCCAGGTGCAGGTGTCCAACGACAACTCGACCTGGACCACCATCTACTCGACCACCACCGGCACCGGCGGCAGCCAGACCGTACCCGCCTCGGTGACCGACCGGTACGTGCGGATGTACGGCACCGCCCGAGGCACCCAGTTCGGCTACTCGATCTTCGAGTTCGACGTCTACGGGCTGACCACCGTGGCGCCGATCACCGGCGGCAACGGCAACGGCGGCAACGGCAGCTGCCCGTGGGTGGGTTCCACCGCGCCGGTCGCCCAGCGGGTGCAGCAGGTGCTCAACACCATGGACCAGTCGGAGGAGGCCACCCTGCTCTCCGGGGACGGCGCCTCCTCGTACATCGGCCAGGTCCCCGGCGTGCCCGACCTGTGCATCCCGCCGACCAACATGGAGGACGGCCCGTCCGGAGTCGGTGACGGGAACGGCGGCGTGACCGCCTTCCCCGACGGCGAGAACGCCGCCGCGACCTGGGACCCGTCGCTGATCCAGCAGGAGGGCGCGGCCAAGGGCGCCGAGTTCGCGGGCAAGGGCGTGAACATCTCGCTCGGCCCGACCACCAACCTGGTGCGCGACCCGCGTTGGGGCCGGACCTACGAGACCTACGGCGAAGACCCTTACCTCGCCGGTCAGATCACCACGGCCGAGGTGGACGGTCTGCAGAGCCAGGGCGTGATGGCCATGGTGAAGCATGCCGCGGCCTACGACCAGGAGCAGTACCCGAACGGCGGCGACAACGAGACGGTCAGTCAGAAGGCCTTGGAGGAGCTGTACTTGGCTCCCTTCCAGTCCGCCATCGAGCAGTCCGCACCGGCCTCGGTGATGTGCTCCTACGCCGTGGTCAACGGCGCCTCCTCGTGCGCCAACGCCGACCTGTTGCAGGACGGCCTCGACGAGCAGGCCGACTACGGCGGCTTCGTCGCCTCCGACTGGGGCGCCGCGGGCAACGCGGTCGCGGACGCGGAGGGCGGGATGGACATCGCGATGCCGTTCTCCGACGCGAGCGACGTCTCCGCCGCCCTCACCGCCGGGACGCTGAGCCAGGCCACCATCAACGGCGTGGTCTCCCGGATCCTCACCCAGCTGTTCGCCTTCGGCCTGTTCGACAACCCGCAGACCGGTTCCCTCTCCGCCACCGTCACCACCGCGGCGCACCAGCAGACCGCGCTGCAACTCGGTGAGGAGGGCACGGTCATGTTGAAGAACAACGGCCTGCTGCCGCTCAACCCGAAGGGCAGCGAGTCGATCGCGGTGCTGGGCACCGACGGCGGCGCGGCGGTCGAGATCGCCGGCGGCGGCAGCGGTGGGGTCGACAGTACGAACGCGGTCTGGCCGCTGACCGGTATCCAGAACGCGGTCGGGCCGAACGTCAAGGTCACCTACACCCCCGGTGACGACAACGGGACCACCGACATCCCGCAGGCCGTCGCCGCCGCCCAGGCGGCCACCGACGCGATCGTCTACGTCAGCGCGCCGGAGGGCGAGGAGAGCGACCTGACCACGCTGGACCTGTCCAGCGCGGACGAGACGATGATCGCGGACGTGGCGGCGGTGAACCCGAACACCGTCGTGGTGGTCAACAGCGGTTCGCCGGTGGTCATGCCGTGGCTCAACTCGGTGGCCGGGGTGTTCGAGAACTGGTACGGCGGACAGGAGACCGGGGCGGCCGTCGCGGCCCTGCTGTTCGGTACCGCCGACCCGTCCGGCAAGCTGCCGGTGACCTTCCCGGGCAGCCTGAGCCAGGTCCCGGCGCAGACCACCGCGCAGTGGCCGGGCACCGCCACCGGGACGACCTACAGCGAGGGCGTGGACATCGGGTACCGGTGGTACCAGTCGCAGAACATCACCCCCGCGTTCCCGTTCGGCTTCGGGCTGTCCTACACGAAGTTCTCCTTCTCCAACCTCAACGTCGGCGCGTTCAACGCCAACGGCACGGCCACGGCGACGGCGACGATCACCAACACCGGGTCGGTCGCGGGCGCGGACGTGGCCCAGCTGTACGTCGGCGACCCGGCCGCCAGCCAGGACCCGCCGGAGCAGCTCAAGGCCTTCCAGCGGGTGAACCTCAACCCGGGGCAGAGCAGCACCGTCACCTTCCCGCTGACCGTCCACGACCTGGCGAACTGGTCGGCGACGGACAACCAGTGGGAGGCCCCGGCGGGAACGTACTCGATCAGGGTCGGGGACGCGTCCAGCAACCTGCCGCTGACCGGATCCACCAGCCTGGCCCAGGAGTTGACCGGGCAGATCGCCGCCGGGGCCTCGGCCGCGGGCGTCTCCCTGGCCAACACCGCGGTCAGCGCCAACGTCACCCCGAACTCGGGCGTGCCCGGCGCGGAGACCGTCGGCGTGGTCAACCCCTTCGGCTACAGCAGCCCCAAGGGCACCGCGTTCTCCTTCGCGGTGCAGGCCGTGGACTCCAACCCCGCGCAGTCCCTGACCTTCACCGCCACCGGACTGCCGCCCGGCGTCAGCATCGCCGCCAACGGCACCCTCTCCGGCACCGGCACCACCCTCGGCACCTACACCGTCACCGTCACCGCCACCGACACGGAAGGAGTCTCCGGATCGGCCACCTTCATCTGGTCGGTCGTGCAGTGA
- a CDS encoding LacI family DNA-binding transcriptional regulator — MDAPRTPQAPVAAPAAPAAPTLEDVARLAGVSRATVSRVVNGQRNVDPAIQETVRRAVDAIGYVPNNAARSLITRRTGTVALVVSGAGEGEEEAFRSQVFTDPFFSRVMSGALGHLRARTMHPVLMLAETAQARDQVLSYLRQGNADGTLLVSTHAADPLPGLLVEAGLPAVLFARPEQSVRIGFVDLAHQEGARLAADHLVAVGCRRVVTVSGPLDVRAARERQDGFREAMARHGEPLVPSAQGNFTQHSGEAAMRRLLAEVPDLDGVFAANDLMACGALHALREAGRRVPQDVRVVGFDDSSAAADSRPALTTVRQPVEEMAATMAQLLLERLDAPGSGPRSVIFDPVLVRRQSA, encoded by the coding sequence ATGGACGCCCCTCGCACACCGCAAGCCCCGGTCGCGGCCCCTGCTGCCCCGGCCGCACCGACCCTGGAGGACGTGGCCCGGCTGGCGGGGGTGTCCCGGGCCACGGTCTCCCGGGTGGTCAACGGCCAGCGCAACGTCGACCCGGCGATCCAGGAGACGGTGCGGCGGGCGGTGGACGCCATCGGCTACGTGCCCAACAACGCCGCCAGGTCGCTGATCACCCGGCGGACCGGGACGGTGGCCCTGGTCGTCTCCGGCGCGGGGGAGGGGGAGGAGGAGGCCTTCCGCAGCCAGGTGTTCACCGATCCGTTCTTCAGCCGGGTGATGAGCGGCGCCCTCGGCCACCTGCGGGCCCGCACGATGCACCCGGTGCTGATGCTGGCCGAGACCGCGCAGGCCCGCGACCAGGTGCTGTCCTACCTGCGGCAGGGCAACGCCGACGGCACGCTGCTGGTCTCCACCCACGCCGCCGACCCGCTGCCGGGACTGCTGGTCGAGGCCGGGCTCCCGGCCGTGCTCTTCGCGCGCCCCGAGCAGTCGGTGCGGATCGGCTTCGTCGACCTGGCGCACCAGGAGGGCGCCCGGCTGGCGGCGGACCACCTGGTCGCGGTCGGCTGCCGACGGGTGGTCACCGTCTCCGGGCCGCTGGACGTCCGGGCCGCGCGCGAGCGGCAGGACGGCTTCCGGGAGGCCATGGCCCGGCACGGGGAGCCGCTGGTGCCCTCGGCGCAGGGCAACTTCACCCAGCACAGCGGGGAGGCGGCGATGCGCCGGCTGCTGGCGGAAGTCCCGGACCTGGACGGGGTGTTCGCCGCCAACGACCTGATGGCCTGCGGCGCGCTGCACGCCCTGCGGGAGGCCGGGCGGCGGGTGCCGCAGGACGTGCGGGTGGTCGGCTTCGACGACAGCAGCGCGGCGGCCGACAGCAGGCCCGCGTTGACCACGGTGCGGCAGCCGGTGGAGGAGATGGCGGCGACGATGGCGCAGCTGCTGCTGGAGCGGCTGGACGCCCCCGGCAGCGGGCCCCGGTCGGTGATCTTCGACCCGGTGCTGGTGCGGCGGCAGTCGGCCTGA
- the asnB gene encoding asparagine synthase (glutamine-hydrolyzing) — protein MCRIHGHFDADASPHELRAAGALQRHGGPDDSRVASGPRWGLGSQRLAITDPDGGRQPYDLGGGRIRAVFNGEIYNHADLRTRLEGRGHHFPDQCDGAVLPALYEVYGAAFAEQLDGMFAIALVDLRAEPTMVLATDDAGMKPIYYHWDGRQLRFASELPALLALLGLGKDKPRLWEPALDSYLATKTPFGEETFFEGVRVLPPGTTALCSRSGGLRLHRREPEPRAAAADGQEPGEQVREALTSEVGRLLSADAEVCAITSGGLDSSLVTALMARQKADVHSFNIAYTGTWPHDERHFALEVAQRAGTVHHQVELDIADFPELLPPVAWHLGQPNADPITLSTYALFEAVHRAGFKVALTGDAADEVFAGYGRVHAAVAAPGPWIPAYVDALAAIPKEARERLYSREYRAFVAARGSASDAIAERLRADAAHRPRLDVLSDFETEVRLPAYHLRRVDHLSMAHAVEVRLPFCQRSVSGLARALPAEQRLRDGRGKVALYEAARGLLPRSVLERPKQPFTLPITAMLAAGTPLAAYAQEMLSPARLRAGGLLDPDAVYRLLSAQRARPADCLALAVWSLLMFELWREEFAVTRTRARTEVTGTTGATGTRDRVLLEVAS, from the coding sequence ATGTGCAGAATCCACGGTCATTTCGACGCCGACGCCTCTCCGCACGAACTGCGCGCCGCCGGGGCGCTACAGCGGCACGGCGGCCCGGACGACAGCCGGGTCGCGTCCGGTCCCCGCTGGGGGCTGGGCAGCCAGCGGCTGGCGATCACCGACCCCGACGGCGGGCGCCAGCCCTACGACCTGGGCGGCGGTCGGATCAGGGCGGTCTTCAACGGAGAGATCTACAACCACGCCGACCTGCGCACCCGGCTGGAGGGACGCGGCCACCACTTCCCGGACCAGTGCGACGGTGCCGTGCTCCCGGCCCTGTACGAGGTGTACGGGGCGGCCTTCGCCGAGCAGTTGGACGGCATGTTCGCCATCGCGCTGGTCGACCTGCGCGCGGAGCCGACCATGGTGCTGGCCACGGACGACGCCGGGATGAAGCCGATCTACTACCACTGGGACGGGCGGCAGCTCCGCTTCGCCTCCGAACTCCCGGCGCTGCTGGCGCTGCTCGGCCTGGGCAAGGACAAGCCGCGGCTGTGGGAGCCGGCCCTGGACAGCTACCTGGCGACCAAGACGCCCTTCGGTGAGGAGACCTTCTTCGAGGGGGTGCGGGTACTGCCGCCCGGGACCACCGCGCTCTGCTCGCGCAGCGGCGGCCTGCGGCTGCACCGGCGCGAGCCCGAGCCGCGGGCCGCCGCGGCCGACGGCCAGGAGCCGGGCGAGCAGGTGCGCGAGGCGCTGACGAGCGAGGTGGGCCGGCTGCTGAGCGCGGACGCCGAGGTCTGCGCGATCACCAGCGGCGGGCTCGACTCCAGCCTGGTGACCGCGCTGATGGCGCGGCAGAAGGCGGACGTGCACTCGTTCAACATCGCCTACACCGGCACCTGGCCGCACGACGAACGGCACTTCGCCCTTGAGGTGGCCCAGCGCGCGGGCACCGTGCACCACCAGGTGGAGCTGGACATCGCGGACTTCCCCGAACTGCTGCCCCCGGTCGCCTGGCACCTGGGCCAGCCCAACGCCGACCCGATCACGCTCAGCACCTACGCGCTGTTCGAGGCGGTGCACCGGGCCGGGTTCAAGGTGGCGCTGACCGGGGACGCGGCGGACGAGGTGTTCGCCGGGTACGGGCGGGTGCACGCGGCCGTCGCCGCGCCGGGGCCATGGATCCCGGCGTACGTGGACGCGCTCGCGGCGATCCCGAAGGAGGCCAGGGAGCGCCTCTACAGCCGGGAGTACCGGGCGTTCGTCGCGGCGCGGGGCAGTGCCTCGGACGCGATCGCCGAGCGGCTGCGCGCGGACGCCGCGCACCGGCCCCGGCTGGACGTGCTCTCGGACTTCGAGACCGAGGTCCGGCTGCCCGCGTACCACCTGCGGCGCGTCGACCACCTGAGCATGGCGCACGCGGTCGAGGTGCGGCTGCCGTTCTGCCAGCGGTCGGTGAGCGGGCTGGCCCGCGCGCTGCCCGCCGAGCAGCGGCTGCGGGACGGGCGCGGCAAGGTCGCGCTGTACGAGGCGGCGCGCGGGCTGCTGCCGCGCAGCGTGCTGGAGCGGCCCAAGCAGCCGTTCACGCTGCCGATCACGGCGATGCTCGCGGCCGGGACACCGCTGGCGGCGTACGCGCAGGAGATGCTGTCCCCCGCCCGGCTGCGGGCCGGTGGGCTGCTCGACCCGGACGCCGTGTACCGGCTGCTGTCCGCGCAGCGGGCGCGCCCGGCCGACTGCCTGGCCCTGGCCGTCTGGTCACTGCTGATGTTCGAACTGTGGCGCGAGGAGTTCGCGGTGACCCGCACCCGCGCCCGTACCGAGGTCACCGGGACGACCGGTGCGACCGGGACCCGGGACCGGGTCCTGCTGGAGGTGGCGTCATGA
- a CDS encoding PrpF domain-containing protein: MTTMVRSGFALLARAAGAPGPTLVLDLNALPTDEAALEAELTRIRLRLRERQADGGLDGLGGPGGAEVLKWALIAPSAHPLFDVDYRFVQAMPDAVDHFDATGNCGHSLLAAVTAAAEAGWLPRLRPGDRIRARVLNNGDQVVCQVDGTPPGPGDDNVVFTAHFVAPPGTTLGQLLRDGGRVVRMANPYLFVDASRFGVRTAEQLFRGEQRDLYAALEGMRREQAARLGWRPDGAFPKVAAVVPVAPGRLAVRALTVGGWHPGLALTGAVCLAAASALEGTVPYRLLRAHGRPLSPGDVLIDIPSGQVAAACAATGESPDDELLWVSVGGKKARTLGRMELLELEADDVR, from the coding sequence ATGACCACGATGGTGCGCAGCGGCTTCGCGCTGCTGGCGCGGGCGGCCGGAGCGCCCGGCCCCACGCTGGTGCTGGACCTGAACGCGCTGCCGACCGACGAGGCCGCGCTGGAGGCCGAGCTCACCCGGATCCGGCTGCGGCTGCGCGAGCGCCAGGCGGACGGCGGGCTGGACGGCCTCGGCGGGCCCGGCGGCGCGGAGGTCCTCAAGTGGGCGCTGATCGCGCCCTCCGCCCACCCGCTCTTCGATGTGGACTACCGCTTCGTCCAGGCGATGCCGGACGCGGTGGACCACTTCGACGCGACCGGCAACTGCGGGCACTCGCTGCTCGCGGCCGTCACCGCCGCGGCGGAGGCGGGGTGGCTGCCCCGGCTGCGCCCCGGCGACCGGATCCGCGCGCGGGTGCTCAACAACGGCGACCAGGTGGTCTGCCAGGTGGACGGGACACCGCCCGGACCGGGGGACGACAACGTCGTCTTCACCGCCCACTTCGTGGCGCCCCCGGGCACCACGCTGGGCCAACTGCTGCGCGACGGCGGCCGGGTGGTGCGGATGGCCAACCCCTACCTGTTCGTCGACGCGTCCAGGTTCGGCGTACGCACCGCCGAGCAGCTGTTCCGGGGCGAGCAACGGGACCTGTACGCGGCGCTGGAGGGCATGCGGCGGGAGCAGGCGGCCCGCCTGGGCTGGCGGCCGGACGGGGCGTTCCCGAAGGTCGCGGCCGTGGTACCGGTGGCGCCGGGACGGCTGGCGGTGCGGGCGCTGACGGTCGGCGGCTGGCACCCCGGACTGGCGCTGACCGGCGCGGTCTGCCTGGCGGCGGCGTCCGCGCTGGAGGGCACCGTCCCGTACCGGCTGCTGCGCGCGCACGGCAGGCCACTGTCCCCCGGGGACGTGCTGATTGACATTCCGTCAGGTCAGGTGGCGGCCGCCTGCGCGGCGACCGGCGAGAGCCCGGACGACGAACTGCTGTGGGTCAGCGTGGGCGGCAAGAAGGCCCGGACGCTGGGCCGGATGGAACTGCTGGAACTGGAGGCCGACGATGTTCGCTGA
- a CDS encoding SDR family oxidoreductase: MSERTIALVTGANKGIGYQIAAGLGALGWSVGVGARDDERREAAVEKLRAAGVDAFGVPLDVTDEASARAAARLIEERAGRLDVLVNNAGITGGMPQQPTEVDPATIRTVVETNVIGVVNVTNAMLPLLRRSASPRIVNMSSSVGSLARQSGADGEAAPGPVSAAYSPSKTLLNAVTLQYVRELGDTNILINLGCPGYVATDLNGFRGVRTPEQGAAVAIKLATLPDDGPTGQFFEDAGVVPW, translated from the coding sequence ATGAGCGAACGAACAATCGCGCTGGTCACCGGCGCGAACAAGGGAATCGGCTACCAGATCGCCGCGGGCCTGGGCGCCCTCGGCTGGAGCGTCGGAGTCGGGGCCCGCGACGACGAGCGCCGCGAGGCCGCGGTGGAGAAGCTGCGGGCGGCCGGGGTGGACGCGTTCGGCGTACCGCTGGACGTCACCGACGAGGCGAGCGCGCGCGCCGCCGCGCGGCTGATCGAGGAGCGGGCGGGACGCCTCGACGTACTGGTCAACAACGCCGGTATCACCGGCGGCATGCCGCAACAGCCCACCGAGGTCGATCCGGCGACCATCCGGACGGTGGTGGAGACCAACGTGATCGGCGTCGTCAACGTCACCAACGCGATGCTGCCGCTGCTGCGCCGCTCCGCGTCGCCCCGGATCGTGAACATGTCCAGCAGCGTCGGCTCGCTCGCCCGGCAGTCGGGAGCGGACGGCGAAGCGGCCCCGGGCCCGGTGTCGGCGGCGTACTCGCCGTCGAAGACGCTGCTGAACGCGGTCACCCTCCAGTACGTCCGGGAACTGGGGGACACCAACATCCTGATCAACCTCGGCTGCCCCGGTTACGTCGCGACCGACCTCAACGGCTTCCGCGGGGTGCGCACCCCGGAGCAGGGCGCGGCGGTCGCGATCAAGCTCGCGACGCTGCCCGACGACGGCCCGACCGGCCAGTTCTTCGAGGACGCCGGGGTGGTGCCCTGGTGA